In Lewinellaceae bacterium, a single window of DNA contains:
- a CDS encoding RNA polymerase sigma factor RpoD/SigA, translating to MRQLKITNKITARESLALDKYLNDIGKIPMLTPEDEASLAKRIREGDQEALDKLTKSNLRFVVSVAKQYQNQGLSLSDLINEGNVGLMKAARRFDETKGFKFISYAVWWIRQSILQAIVEYSRIVRLPLNKVGSYNKVNEAFLSFVQEFEREPTHEELAELLEMTPKEVANMLKGNGRHVSVDAPLSGEDGDSTMLDVISSDEGMSPDGGLMEQSLKEEVQQGLSILSPREVEVLSSYYGLNGQKSLTLEEIGELYGLTRERVRQIKERAIRRLRKSYNRNALKSYLG from the coding sequence ATGCGTCAGTTAAAGATTACTAATAAAATCACGGCCAGAGAAAGCCTTGCTCTGGATAAGTACCTCAACGATATAGGGAAAATCCCTATGTTGACTCCTGAGGACGAGGCGTCTCTTGCCAAACGAATCCGCGAAGGAGACCAGGAAGCTCTGGACAAGCTTACCAAGTCCAATTTGCGTTTCGTCGTCTCCGTTGCCAAGCAGTATCAAAACCAGGGCCTGTCCCTGAGCGACCTGATCAACGAGGGTAATGTCGGCCTGATGAAGGCCGCACGCCGTTTTGATGAGACCAAAGGTTTCAAATTCATTTCCTATGCCGTTTGGTGGATTCGGCAGTCGATCCTGCAGGCTATTGTAGAATATTCCCGCATCGTCCGCCTGCCGCTCAACAAAGTAGGGTCTTATAATAAGGTCAACGAGGCGTTCCTGTCCTTCGTCCAGGAATTTGAACGGGAGCCCACCCACGAAGAGCTGGCAGAACTGCTGGAAATGACGCCGAAAGAAGTGGCCAATATGCTGAAAGGCAATGGCCGCCACGTTTCCGTAGACGCTCCGCTCAGCGGCGAGGACGGCGATTCAACGATGCTGGACGTGATCTCCAGCGATGAGGGCATGAGCCCCGATGGAGGCCTCATGGAACAATCCCTGAAAGAAGAGGTGCAACAAGGCTTGTCCATCCTCTCGCCAAGAGAAGTGGAAGTGCTGTCTTCTTACTACGGCCTGAACGGCCAAAAATCCCTGACACTTGAAGAAATTGGCGAATTGTACGGCCTGACGCGGGAACGCGTCCGGCAGATCAAAGAACGGGCCATTCGCCGCCTGCGAAAATCTTACAACCGGAATGCGCTGAAGTCTTATCTGGGCTAA
- a CDS encoding electron transfer flavoprotein subunit alpha/FixB family protein, whose product MVLVLAETQKGKFKKASLETVTYGKKTAQVIGTQCAALVLGPASGLEELGKYGASKVYHIPDASLDNFDSQVYAAVISEAAQQVGAKVVVFSHSALGKSTAGRVAVRMNAGSVSGVNAVPTSEGGAFRVKKGVFSGKAFAEYELKSDAKVLSLMGNSIPVEADGEPAPVEELSVEIPQARVTVKALERVEGITPLPEAELVVSAGRGMKGPENWGIIEELAEVMGATTACSRPVADTGWRPHHEHVGQTGIAIRPNLYVAIGISGAIQHLAGVNNSKTIVVINKDPEAPFFKAADYGVVGDLFDVVPRLTKAMKQFKAE is encoded by the coding sequence ATGGTATTAGTCTTAGCAGAAACCCAAAAGGGAAAATTCAAAAAAGCGTCGCTGGAAACCGTGACCTATGGGAAAAAAACGGCCCAGGTGATAGGAACGCAGTGTGCCGCTCTGGTGCTGGGCCCGGCTTCTGGCCTGGAGGAACTAGGTAAATACGGCGCTTCGAAAGTATATCATATTCCGGATGCTAGCCTGGATAATTTTGACAGCCAGGTTTACGCCGCTGTGATCAGCGAGGCCGCTCAACAAGTTGGCGCTAAAGTGGTTGTTTTCAGCCATTCCGCCCTGGGCAAATCTACGGCGGGGCGCGTGGCGGTACGGATGAACGCCGGTTCTGTGTCCGGCGTCAATGCGGTGCCGACGAGCGAAGGCGGCGCTTTCCGGGTAAAGAAGGGCGTTTTTTCCGGCAAAGCCTTTGCAGAGTACGAACTGAAGTCTGACGCTAAAGTGCTTTCGCTCATGGGCAACTCCATACCAGTGGAAGCCGACGGCGAGCCTGCCCCGGTGGAGGAACTCAGCGTGGAAATACCGCAGGCCCGCGTCACAGTCAAGGCCCTGGAGCGGGTGGAAGGCATCACGCCCCTGCCGGAAGCCGAGCTGGTCGTCTCTGCCGGCCGGGGCATGAAAGGCCCCGAAAACTGGGGCATCATCGAAGAACTGGCGGAGGTGATGGGCGCCACTACTGCCTGTTCCCGCCCGGTAGCCGATACCGGCTGGCGGCCCCACCACGAACACGTCGGGCAGACGGGTATCGCCATTCGCCCCAACCTATATGTGGCCATCGGCATCAGCGGGGCCATACAGCACCTGGCCGGGGTGAACAATTCCAAGACCATTGTCGTGATCAATAAAGACCCGGAGGCGCCCTTCTTTAAAGCGGCGGATTATGGGGTGGTCGGCGACCTGTTCGACGTAGTGCCCCGGTTGACTAAAGCCATGAAGCAGTTTAAGGCGGAGTAG
- a CDS encoding tetratricopeptide repeat protein — protein sequence MPTERLEQLKALLEESPKEPFLLFALAKEYEKLGEPETALRYYLHLAEHDPGYVGAYYHLGKLYEQMGETGLALQAYEKGIEAARRAGDQHAMGELAAARMALE from the coding sequence ATGCCCACCGAGCGCCTCGAACAATTGAAAGCCCTTCTGGAAGAAAGCCCCAAAGAGCCCTTCCTGCTCTTTGCCCTGGCCAAAGAATATGAAAAGCTGGGCGAACCCGAAACAGCCCTGCGCTATTACCTTCACCTGGCAGAACACGACCCCGGTTATGTCGGCGCCTATTATCACCTGGGAAAGCTCTATGAGCAGATGGGAGAAACCGGCCTGGCCCTTCAGGCCTACGAGAAGGGCATAGAAGCCGCCCGCCGCGCCGGCGACCAGCACGCTATGGGGGAATTGGCTGCTGCCAGGATGGCGTTGGAATAG
- a CDS encoding (d)CMP kinase encodes MDKITIAIDGFSSCGKSTLARGLASRLGYTYIDSGAMYRAVTLFFLRHNISLENEEQASQALAAIDISFGAGNRTLLNGEDVENEIRQMEVSNFVSQVSAIPAVRRAMVRQQQAMGRGKGIVMDGRDIGTVVFPKAELKIFLTADPEKRARRRYEELMDKGVKSSMEEVSRNLRHRDQIDSTREDSPLRRADDAVVIDNTHLTRDEQLEYAVELALSAGAEVEG; translated from the coding sequence TTGGATAAGATCACAATCGCCATTGACGGTTTTTCTTCCTGCGGGAAGAGCACCCTCGCCAGGGGATTGGCCTCCAGGCTGGGTTACACCTATATAGATTCGGGCGCCATGTACCGGGCGGTCACCTTATTTTTCCTGCGCCACAACATCAGCCTGGAAAACGAGGAGCAGGCCAGCCAGGCCCTTGCGGCCATAGACATCAGTTTCGGGGCCGGAAACCGGACGCTGCTCAATGGAGAAGATGTGGAAAATGAAATCCGCCAGATGGAGGTTTCCAACTTTGTAAGCCAGGTTTCAGCCATTCCGGCCGTGCGCCGCGCCATGGTCCGGCAGCAACAAGCCATGGGCAGAGGCAAAGGCATTGTCATGGACGGGCGGGATATCGGCACAGTCGTATTTCCCAAAGCCGAGCTAAAAATCTTCCTCACTGCCGACCCGGAAAAACGCGCCCGGCGGAGGTATGAAGAATTGATGGACAAGGGGGTAAAAAGCAGCATGGAAGAGGTCAGCCGGAACCTGCGCCACCGGGACCAAATTGACTCCACGCGCGAGGACAGCCCGCTGCGCCGCGCCGATGACGCCGTCGTTATTGACAATACCCACCTGACACGGGACGAACAGTTGGAATATGCAGTCGAATTAGCCCTTTCGGCTGGAGCAGAAGTGGAAGGATGA
- a CDS encoding DUF2795 domain-containing protein has protein sequence MYWTLELAYHLEDAPFPATRDELIDYAIRSGAPLEVIENLQQMEDEGEMYEGIEDIWPDYPRKDDFLFNEDEY, from the coding sequence ATGTATTGGACATTAGAACTTGCCTATCATCTGGAAGACGCCCCCTTTCCCGCTACCCGCGATGAACTGATCGATTACGCGATCCGTTCCGGGGCGCCTTTGGAAGTGATAGAAAACCTCCAGCAAATGGAGGACGAAGGAGAAATGTACGAAGGGATTGAGGACATCTGGCCCGATTATCCCCGCAAAGACGATTTCCTGTTTAATGAGGACGAATACTGA
- a CDS encoding electron transfer flavoprotein subunit beta/FixA family protein, with protein MKLLVCVSKTPETTAKIAFANDNTEFDSAGVQYIMNPYDEWYALVRALELKEAQGGSVTIINVGPAANDTIIRKGLAIGADEAVRIDAEPQSALFVAQQIAEHAKGEAYDIVFLGKESIDYNGSEVGPMVAELLGLPFISHATKLEMDGNKASIEADIDGGDAQLEVETPFVISAAKGLAEQRIPNMRGIMMAKRKPLKVVEPPAAEDLAVSVRFELPPEKGAVKLIDPDNMEELVRLLHEEAKVI; from the coding sequence ATGAAATTACTGGTTTGTGTCAGTAAAACACCGGAGACTACCGCCAAAATTGCCTTTGCCAACGACAATACCGAATTCGATTCTGCCGGGGTCCAGTACATCATGAACCCCTACGATGAGTGGTACGCCCTGGTGCGCGCCCTCGAACTAAAAGAGGCTCAGGGAGGTTCGGTTACCATCATCAATGTGGGGCCGGCGGCCAACGACACGATTATCCGCAAGGGCCTGGCCATCGGCGCCGATGAGGCGGTGCGGATCGACGCTGAACCTCAAAGCGCCCTGTTTGTCGCTCAGCAGATCGCCGAACATGCCAAAGGCGAGGCTTACGACATTGTTTTCCTCGGAAAGGAGAGCATCGATTACAACGGCTCGGAAGTGGGCCCTATGGTGGCGGAATTGCTGGGGCTGCCCTTCATTTCCCACGCCACCAAACTGGAGATGGACGGCAATAAAGCCTCAATAGAAGCCGACATAGACGGAGGGGACGCTCAACTGGAAGTAGAAACTCCGTTCGTGATCAGCGCCGCCAAAGGCCTGGCTGAGCAACGCATCCCCAACATGCGGGGTATCATGATGGCTAAGCGCAAACCCCTCAAAGTAGTGGAGCCGCCTGCCGCCGAAGATTTGGCCGTATCGGTGCGCTTCGAATTGCCCCCGGAAAAGGGCGCTGTAAAACTCATCGACCCGGATAATATGGAGGAACTGGTCCGCTTGTTGCACGAGGAGGCCAAAGTGATATAG
- the rpsO gene encoding 30S ribosomal protein S15 — translation MSEYLTKEKKEEIFKEYGGSEKNTGSTEGQIALFTYRVQQMSEHLKANPKDHSCRKALLSLVGKRKRLLGYLQQTDLQKYRELIDKLGIRK, via the coding sequence ATGTCAGAATACTTAACGAAAGAGAAAAAAGAAGAGATTTTCAAGGAATATGGCGGTTCTGAGAAGAACACCGGTTCCACTGAAGGCCAGATCGCGTTGTTTACCTATCGCGTCCAGCAAATGTCGGAGCACCTGAAAGCGAACCCCAAAGACCACTCCTGCCGAAAGGCGCTGTTGTCTTTGGTCGGCAAGCGCAAGCGGCTTTTGGGATACCTGCAGCAAACCGACTTGCAGAAATACCGCGAACTGATTGACAAGCTCGGTATCCGTAAATAA
- the queA gene encoding tRNA preQ1(34) S-adenosylmethionine ribosyltransferase-isomerase QueA, whose amino-acid sequence MRTKLSQFDFELPKKLIAQYPAENRHESRLMVVHRESGKIEHRIFKDILEYFNEKDVLIFNNTKVFPARLYGKKEKTGAKIEVFLLRELNNESRLWDVLVDPARKIRVGNKLYFSDDDNNEVLVAEVVDNTTSRGRTIRFLYDGTDEEFQKELNYLGNTPLPKYISRPAEELDRERYQTVYAKELGAVAAPTAGLHFSRELLKRLEIKGIEFAELTLHVGLGTFRSIDVEDLSKHKMDAEFFQITQEAVNVVNKAKEGRHRICAVGTTSMRSIESAVSAEGMLKAARGWTNLFIYPPYDFHIADSMITNFHLPKSSLMIMVCAFGGYDLIMEAYQQAVKEDYRFFSYGDAMLIV is encoded by the coding sequence ATGAGGACCAAACTGTCACAATTTGACTTTGAACTACCCAAAAAATTAATCGCCCAATACCCCGCAGAAAACCGCCACGAATCCCGGCTTATGGTCGTCCATCGGGAAAGTGGCAAGATCGAACACCGCATTTTCAAGGATATATTGGAATATTTCAATGAGAAGGATGTCTTGATCTTCAACAACACCAAGGTTTTTCCGGCACGCCTTTATGGCAAGAAGGAAAAAACCGGCGCCAAGATCGAGGTGTTTTTGCTAAGGGAACTGAACAATGAATCCCGCCTGTGGGACGTCCTGGTCGACCCGGCCCGCAAAATACGGGTAGGCAATAAACTCTATTTCAGCGACGACGACAACAACGAGGTGCTTGTGGCGGAAGTGGTGGACAATACGACCTCCCGGGGCCGGACGATCCGATTTCTGTACGACGGCACTGACGAAGAATTCCAGAAAGAACTCAATTATCTGGGCAATACCCCCTTGCCGAAATACATTTCGCGCCCGGCGGAGGAGCTGGACCGCGAGCGTTATCAGACCGTGTACGCCAAGGAGCTGGGGGCGGTAGCCGCCCCTACTGCCGGCCTGCACTTCAGCCGGGAGCTGCTCAAGCGCCTGGAGATCAAAGGCATCGAATTCGCAGAGTTGACCCTGCACGTCGGCCTGGGAACCTTCCGAAGCATAGACGTGGAAGACTTGTCCAAACACAAGATGGACGCCGAATTTTTTCAGATCACTCAGGAGGCGGTGAATGTCGTCAACAAGGCGAAGGAAGGGAGGCACCGCATCTGCGCCGTGGGCACCACCTCCATGCGGTCTATTGAATCAGCTGTTTCCGCCGAGGGTATGCTGAAAGCGGCCCGGGGATGGACCAACCTGTTCATTTACCCTCCGTACGACTTTCACATTGCCGACTCGATGATCACCAATTTTCACCTGCCAAAGTCCAGCCTGATGATTATGGTGTGCGCTTTCGGAGGCTACGACCTGATTATGGAAGCCTACCAGCAGGCGGTGAAAGAAGATTATCGGTTCTTTAGCTACGGCGACGCCATGCTGATCGTCTGA
- the pnp gene encoding polyribonucleotide nucleotidyltransferase, with protein sequence MGQQIPITTSFDLPDGRTVTIETGKLATQADGAVVVRMGNTMLFASVVSAKEAREGQPFFPLSVDYQEKFAAAGRIPGNFFRREAKLTDSEVLICRLVDRAIRPLFPDGYMNETQVIINLFSGDKDVPPDAFAALAASAALAVSDIAFGGPISEVRVALIDGEYVVNPNKSALENAELDIIVAATLDNVMMVEGEAKECSEKELVKAIQVGHEAIKVQCRAQLDLAEKVGEKALKKREVAPVEEDEELLKEVEAFAKDKIYEVAKGAFDKQARKDRFSEIKESLVETFTEQKGEEYMEEKEGMVKDYFEKTKKAVIRNMVLEEKVRLDGRKYDEVRPIWTEIDYLPSTHGSAIFNRGETQALASLTLGTKQDEMMIDNALGQYFEDFILHYNFPALSVGEIKPQRGPGRREVGHANLAARSLRQVLPAESPYTIRIVSDILESNGSSSMATVCAGSLALMDAGIQIATPVSGIAMGMISDGERTAILTDILGDEDALGDMDFKVTGTENGITACQMDIKIDGLPYEMLEQALNQARAGRLHILKEMNKTIAEPRPELKPHAPRIVELIIDKSFIGAVIGPGGKVIQEIQSETGTIVNITEVGDTGVVNIAAVDQASIEAALERIRRITFTPSVGDIYDAKVKSVMPYGVFVDFVGKSGLLHVSEISHTRIDRVEDFFKEGDEVRVQLIGVDKKTGKLRLSRKALLPKPKRNGEGSEDDGSDGRDSGRDRDRRGGRRDDRRRD encoded by the coding sequence ATGGGACAACAGATTCCGATTACAACGTCCTTTGATTTACCTGATGGTAGAACAGTGACGATAGAGACGGGCAAGCTGGCCACTCAGGCCGATGGCGCTGTCGTCGTCCGCATGGGCAATACCATGCTCTTTGCTTCCGTCGTTTCAGCCAAAGAAGCCAGAGAAGGCCAACCATTTTTTCCGCTCTCGGTAGATTATCAGGAAAAATTCGCCGCCGCCGGCCGCATTCCTGGAAATTTCTTCAGAAGAGAAGCCAAGCTCACGGACTCTGAAGTGCTGATCTGCCGTTTGGTGGACCGGGCGATCCGCCCGCTCTTTCCCGATGGTTACATGAACGAAACACAGGTGATCATCAACCTGTTCTCGGGAGATAAGGATGTGCCGCCGGATGCTTTTGCCGCCCTGGCCGCCTCCGCTGCGTTAGCGGTTTCTGATATAGCTTTCGGCGGGCCTATCTCCGAAGTGCGCGTCGCATTGATCGACGGCGAATATGTGGTCAACCCCAACAAGTCGGCCCTGGAAAATGCAGAGCTTGACATCATTGTCGCCGCTACGCTCGACAACGTCATGATGGTGGAAGGAGAGGCCAAAGAATGCTCGGAAAAGGAACTGGTCAAAGCCATCCAGGTTGGGCATGAAGCCATAAAGGTGCAGTGCAGGGCCCAGTTGGACTTGGCTGAAAAAGTAGGGGAGAAAGCCCTCAAGAAGCGCGAAGTGGCCCCCGTTGAGGAGGATGAAGAACTCCTGAAAGAGGTCGAGGCTTTCGCTAAAGATAAGATTTATGAAGTAGCCAAAGGGGCGTTCGATAAACAGGCGCGGAAGGACCGCTTTTCGGAGATCAAAGAAAGCCTGGTTGAAACCTTCACCGAACAGAAGGGCGAAGAATACATGGAAGAGAAGGAGGGGATGGTTAAAGACTACTTTGAAAAGACCAAGAAGGCGGTGATCCGCAATATGGTGCTCGAAGAAAAGGTGCGCCTCGACGGGCGCAAGTACGACGAAGTGCGCCCTATCTGGACGGAAATCGACTACCTGCCTTCTACCCACGGCTCTGCTATATTCAACCGGGGAGAGACCCAGGCCCTCGCTTCCCTGACCCTGGGCACCAAGCAGGACGAAATGATGATCGATAACGCCCTGGGGCAGTATTTTGAAGATTTCATCCTGCATTATAATTTCCCGGCGCTTTCCGTAGGAGAGATCAAGCCGCAAAGGGGCCCTGGCCGCCGCGAAGTGGGGCACGCCAACCTGGCCGCCCGTTCGCTTCGCCAGGTGCTGCCGGCAGAATCGCCTTACACGATACGGATCGTATCCGACATCCTGGAATCCAATGGCTCCTCTTCAATGGCTACCGTTTGCGCCGGCTCCCTGGCATTGATGGACGCCGGCATCCAGATCGCCACACCGGTTTCGGGAATTGCCATGGGTATGATCTCCGACGGAGAACGCACCGCCATCCTGACGGATATTCTCGGAGATGAAGATGCTCTGGGCGATATGGACTTCAAAGTGACAGGCACTGAGAATGGCATCACCGCCTGCCAGATGGATATCAAGATCGACGGCCTGCCCTATGAGATGCTGGAACAAGCGCTCAATCAGGCTCGCGCCGGACGGCTGCACATCCTCAAGGAGATGAACAAGACGATCGCCGAACCTCGCCCCGAACTCAAGCCGCATGCTCCGCGCATCGTCGAACTCATTATCGACAAGAGCTTTATCGGCGCCGTGATCGGCCCGGGTGGCAAGGTGATCCAGGAAATACAGAGCGAGACCGGCACCATTGTCAACATCACGGAGGTCGGCGATACGGGGGTGGTAAATATAGCCGCTGTCGACCAGGCTTCCATCGAGGCTGCCCTGGAGCGCATTCGCCGCATTACCTTCACGCCGTCAGTTGGAGACATCTATGACGCCAAGGTGAAGTCGGTCATGCCTTACGGCGTGTTTGTCGACTTTGTGGGCAAGAGCGGGCTGCTGCACGTCTCTGAAATTTCGCATACCCGTATCGACCGCGTCGAAGATTTCTTTAAGGAAGGAGACGAGGTGCGGGTGCAATTGATCGGAGTCGATAAGAAGACCGGCAAGCTGCGCCTTTCGCGCAAAGCGTTGCTGCCCAAGCCCAAGCGCAACGGAGAAGGAAGCGAAGACGACGGCAGCGACGGAAGAGACAGCGGCCGGGACCGGGATCGCCGCGGGGGGCGCCGCGATGACCGCCGCAGGGATTAA
- a CDS encoding T9SS type A sorting domain-containing protein — MHKLVLCLSLFWLATALSGQNTPILWQDAGAPATFGVERVIVPKQYRVLKLHTAAMLQHLDGAPDESVANARTSGYILELPRPDGRMERFRFCESPVMAPGLAQRFPQIKTYLGKGVDNPTALLRLDYTPHGFHAMVLAGEDTYFIDPYYHLLNDGFYLSYFKRDFQTSEVFDCEVEGLQEPQGQVEGGVNGVGEELRTYRLAMACTGEYAQFHGGTVEQALAAMVTTMNRINGIYERDFSVRMELVDSNHLIVFTNPSTDPYSGGNSLGQNQNVVDQYIGTANYDVGHLVDTGGGGVANLRAICDPQNKARGYTGLNSPIGDPFDIDYVAHEMGHQFGGNHTFNGTQGSCSGGNRNGPTAFEPGSGVTIMAYAGICGGDNIASNSIDHFHNGSLDEMTPYIVSGGASGCAQRDTTGNTPPLVEAGPNGQIIPISTPFELTGSAFDLEGDALTYCWEELDLGPGGNFNSPVGNAPLFRSFSPTTDSTRVFPRISAIVNNTNSVAEVLPNYTRGLTFRLTVRDNFGFGGGVEWDTRILQATSQAGPFRVLSQNAATTWEAGSFQLIEWDVANTDQAPVNAAMVNIFLSMDGGFTYPILLADSLENIGQAVITVPDTLQGDQFRVKVKAVGNVFFDINNRNITIEPAPAPGITAAVLSPSQVACAGQILEFELLLAPLLGFEGEITLSAEGLPEGAELGFESPLSVPSQSLVTITGLSGLPSGDYPIQLIATSGDVADTVGLNMELYAQAPQDIVLVAPAEGEPGVSIEPEISWEANPDAASYQVELALDPDFSDIYYSQSDITATNLQVPVTLPDSTFVYWRVRGDNPGCGSGPYATSFFETEAIRCQIYTTEQLPVSLAGSVPFVISRITVDDDVIVRDVNIRNIQGNHLPLTGLNFRFASPEGPTIDLAIEDCNGNAFNFNLDDEAPLPLPCPFNDGGSYRAEEALSIYDGQSAKGDWRLILFKNEQNGSLDNWELELCFPTPLTGVKETGKAVPALNVFPNPAGEELKVQLPEGLPAGARLHISSLAGQRLVQQAVQELSGNEAVDISRLPAGLYFLQLVSREGQLLGNSKFVKAE, encoded by the coding sequence ATGCATAAACTCGTACTTTGCCTATCCCTCTTCTGGCTGGCGACAGCCCTTTCCGGACAAAATACCCCAATTTTGTGGCAAGACGCCGGCGCCCCTGCCACTTTCGGGGTCGAGCGCGTGATCGTCCCCAAGCAGTATCGGGTGCTCAAACTCCATACGGCAGCCATGCTGCAGCATCTGGACGGCGCGCCCGACGAGTCGGTGGCCAACGCCAGAACTTCTGGCTACATCCTGGAATTGCCCCGGCCCGACGGGCGGATGGAGCGCTTCCGCTTTTGCGAGTCGCCGGTCATGGCGCCGGGCCTGGCCCAGCGCTTTCCGCAGATCAAAACCTATTTGGGGAAAGGCGTGGACAATCCCACCGCCCTGCTGCGTTTGGATTATACCCCCCACGGCTTTCATGCCATGGTGCTGGCCGGCGAAGATACCTATTTTATAGACCCCTACTACCATCTGTTGAATGATGGGTTTTACTTATCGTATTTCAAACGGGATTTCCAAACCAGCGAGGTGTTCGACTGTGAGGTGGAAGGCCTGCAGGAACCCCAAGGCCAGGTGGAGGGCGGCGTGAATGGGGTAGGAGAGGAGCTTCGCACCTACCGGTTGGCCATGGCCTGTACGGGAGAATACGCCCAGTTTCACGGAGGTACGGTAGAACAAGCCCTGGCGGCCATGGTTACTACTATGAACCGGATCAATGGCATCTATGAGCGTGATTTTTCGGTGCGGATGGAATTGGTAGATAGCAACCACCTGATCGTTTTTACGAATCCTTCCACAGATCCTTACTCGGGGGGCAACTCCCTGGGACAAAATCAAAATGTGGTTGATCAGTACATTGGTACCGCCAATTACGATGTTGGGCATTTGGTCGATACTGGTGGTGGTGGCGTAGCAAACCTGCGGGCGATTTGTGATCCTCAGAATAAAGCAAGGGGTTATACCGGCCTCAACTCGCCGATAGGGGATCCTTTTGATATAGACTACGTGGCCCACGAGATGGGCCACCAGTTCGGCGGCAACCATACTTTTAATGGCACGCAGGGTTCCTGTTCCGGCGGCAACCGCAATGGCCCCACGGCTTTCGAACCAGGCAGCGGCGTTACCATCATGGCCTACGCCGGCATTTGTGGAGGAGATAACATTGCATCCAACAGCATCGACCACTTCCATAATGGCAGCCTGGATGAAATGACGCCCTACATCGTGAGCGGCGGGGCCAGCGGCTGCGCGCAGAGAGATACCACTGGCAATACACCGCCGTTGGTAGAAGCGGGCCCCAATGGGCAAATCATCCCCATTTCAACCCCTTTCGAATTGACGGGTTCGGCCTTTGACCTGGAAGGCGATGCCCTGACTTATTGCTGGGAGGAATTGGACCTGGGCCCGGGCGGCAATTTCAACAGCCCGGTCGGCAACGCCCCTTTATTCCGCTCTTTTTCCCCCACTACGGACTCCACCCGGGTCTTCCCCCGCATTTCAGCCATTGTCAACAATACCAATTCGGTGGCGGAGGTGTTGCCCAACTATACCCGCGGCCTTACCTTCCGCTTGACGGTTAGGGACAACTTCGGCTTTGGCGGCGGGGTAGAATGGGATACCCGTATCCTGCAGGCCACCAGCCAGGCCGGCCCGTTCCGGGTGCTGTCCCAGAATGCGGCCACTACCTGGGAGGCAGGCTCTTTTCAATTGATCGAATGGGACGTGGCCAACACGGACCAGGCCCCGGTTAATGCTGCTATGGTCAATATATTTCTTTCCATGGACGGCGGCTTCACCTACCCCATCCTGCTGGCAGACAGCCTGGAGAACATCGGCCAGGCCGTGATCACCGTTCCGGATACGTTGCAGGGCGATCAATTCCGGGTGAAGGTCAAAGCAGTGGGCAATGTGTTTTTTGACATCAACAACCGCAACATCACCATTGAGCCAGCCCCAGCGCCCGGGATTACCGCCGCCGTACTGTCGCCCAGCCAGGTGGCTTGCGCCGGCCAGATCTTGGAGTTCGAGCTGCTGCTGGCGCCTTTGCTGGGATTTGAAGGGGAGATTACCCTGTCTGCTGAAGGCCTCCCGGAGGGTGCTGAGCTTGGCTTTGAAAGCCCGCTATCCGTCCCCTCTCAATCGCTCGTTACCATCACCGGGCTGTCCGGCCTGCCCAGCGGCGATTATCCCATCCAACTCATTGCCACCAGTGGGGATGTAGCCGATACCGTTGGCCTGAATATGGAATTGTATGCTCAGGCTCCACAGGACATCGTTTTGGTTGCTCCCGCAGAAGGAGAGCCCGGGGTATCTATCGAACCGGAAATTTCGTGGGAAGCCAACCCCGATGCTGCTTCCTACCAGGTTGAGCTCGCTCTGGACCCGGATTTTTCGGATATCTATTACAGCCAGTCGGATATCACAGCAACCAATTTGCAAGTGCCGGTAACGCTTCCCGACAGTACCTTCGTTTACTGGCGCGTCCGTGGCGATAATCCCGGCTGCGGCTCCGGGCCCTACGCCACCAGCTTTTTCGAGACGGAAGCCATCCGCTGCCAGATTTACACCACCGAACAATTGCCGGTTTCGCTGGCGGGGTCCGTCCCCTTTGTCATCTCCAGGATTACGGTGGACGACGATGTCATCGTGCGCGATGTCAACATTCGGAATATCCAGGGCAATCATTTGCCCCTGACCGGGCTGAACTTCCGCTTCGCCAGCCCCGAGGGCCCCACCATCGACCTTGCCATCGAGGATTGCAACGGCAATGCTTTTAACTTCAACCTGGATGACGAGGCGCCGCTTCCGTTGCCCTGTCCCTTCAACGACGGCGGATCCTACCGGGCGGAAGAAGCCCTAAGCATTTACGACGGGCAGAGCGCCAAAGGAGATTGGAGGCTGATCCTTTTCAAAAACGAACAAAACGGCTCGCTCGACAACTGGGAGCTGGAGCTCTGTTTCCCAACGCCGCTTACCGGCGTGAAAGAAACCGGCAAAGCTGTTCCAGCGCTTAACGTATTTCCCAACCCGGCAGGGGAAGAACTTAAGGTGCAGCTTCCGGAAGGCTTGCCCGCCGGCGCCCGCCTGCACATCAGCAGCCTGGCAGGACAACGGCTGGTGCAGCAAGCCGTCCAGGAGCTTTCCGGAAATGAGGCCGTCGACATCAGCCGCCTGCCGGCAGGGCTGTACTTCCTGCAGCTTGTCAGCCGGGAAGGGCAGTTGTTGGGGAATAGCAAATTTGTGAAGGCGGAGTAA